Proteins found in one Fulvitalea axinellae genomic segment:
- the rnr gene encoding ribonuclease R codes for MSKKKKGKKNSSNKVKKRIATLSQDLLNVLDKYKSKAFSVRRVCRELMIKDRKTKQKASDYLETMARQGMIKEVGPKLYKTNLTDATIEGVVDYVNPRFAYIICEGLDKDVYVKSADLKGALDKDTVQVAINQNQRHGSRPEGYVTEIVKRGREEFVGHIEISPRFAFVVSDNKKMHNDIFIPLENIGEAKHNDKVIAKVTQWPDGKRNKNPKGEIQRVLGKSGENETEIHAIMAEFGLPFEFPGAVEKEANKIPEKITEEERKKRRDFRDVTTFTIDPLDAKDFDDALSIQYLDNGNTEVGIHIADVTHYVRPETRLEEEAYERATSVYLVDRTIPMLPERLSNGLCSLRPKEEKLAFSAVFELNDNGKVMREWFGRTVIYSDRRFTYEEAQERIETGEGDFHQEIIKLNELALKLRAKRFANGSINFETTEVKFKLDEDGKPLGVIPKERKDAHKLVEDFMLLANKKVAEFVYHMRKGKPKDTFVYRVHDYPDPERLADFGRFAKRFGQNLDTDEDHVSESLNHLLSDVEGKPEQNLLETLAIRSMAKAKYTIEPMIHFGLAFNHYTHFTSPIRRYPDMMVHRLLDRYLKGGKSVDPEEFEGRCQHSSEREKVAADAERASIKYKQVEYMESMEDRDWTGIVSGVTEWGVFVEIQETKCEGMARLSSFTDDFYEFDEENYRIIGTRNKRIIALGDEVQVRVTGTDINRRTIDLEFIFEGEDDDERSVYERPKKRRTQQGPRKAKGSLDRKRHFKGKNKRK; via the coding sequence ATGTCAAAGAAGAAAAAAGGCAAAAAAAATTCCAGCAATAAAGTAAAGAAGAGAATCGCTACTTTAAGCCAAGACTTGCTCAACGTACTTGACAAGTACAAGTCCAAAGCGTTCTCCGTAAGGCGGGTGTGCCGGGAACTGATGATCAAGGATCGGAAAACCAAGCAAAAGGCCAGCGACTATCTCGAAACCATGGCCCGTCAGGGAATGATCAAGGAAGTCGGGCCGAAGCTATACAAAACCAACCTCACCGACGCCACAATCGAAGGCGTGGTGGATTACGTAAACCCGAGGTTCGCCTACATAATCTGCGAAGGCCTTGACAAAGACGTTTACGTAAAAAGCGCCGACCTTAAGGGCGCTCTCGACAAAGACACCGTTCAGGTGGCGATCAACCAAAACCAACGCCACGGCTCCCGCCCAGAAGGTTATGTGACGGAAATCGTCAAGCGCGGACGGGAAGAATTCGTTGGGCATATCGAGATTTCCCCGCGTTTCGCTTTCGTAGTTTCCGACAACAAGAAAATGCATAACGACATTTTCATTCCGTTGGAGAATATCGGCGAAGCCAAACACAACGACAAGGTAATCGCCAAGGTGACGCAATGGCCTGACGGCAAGCGAAACAAAAACCCGAAAGGCGAAATCCAGCGCGTATTGGGCAAATCCGGCGAAAACGAAACCGAAATTCACGCCATTATGGCCGAGTTCGGACTTCCGTTCGAATTTCCTGGAGCTGTGGAGAAAGAAGCCAATAAAATTCCGGAGAAAATCACCGAAGAAGAGCGCAAAAAGCGCCGTGACTTCCGTGATGTCACCACCTTCACCATCGACCCGCTCGACGCCAAAGACTTCGACGATGCCCTTTCCATCCAATATCTGGACAACGGCAACACCGAAGTCGGTATTCACATCGCCGACGTTACGCATTATGTCCGTCCGGAAACAAGGCTGGAAGAGGAAGCTTACGAAAGGGCCACGTCCGTCTACCTAGTGGACCGTACCATCCCGATGCTTCCCGAAAGGCTATCGAACGGCCTTTGTTCGCTTAGGCCAAAAGAGGAAAAGTTGGCGTTCTCAGCCGTTTTCGAACTCAATGACAACGGGAAAGTCATGCGCGAATGGTTTGGCCGTACGGTAATCTATTCCGACCGCCGATTCACTTACGAAGAGGCTCAGGAACGGATCGAAACTGGCGAAGGCGATTTCCATCAAGAAATCATCAAACTCAACGAGCTGGCGCTAAAACTCCGCGCCAAACGATTCGCCAACGGCTCGATCAACTTCGAAACCACTGAGGTCAAGTTCAAACTTGACGAGGACGGAAAACCCCTAGGAGTAATACCGAAAGAGCGCAAAGACGCACACAAGCTGGTGGAAGACTTTATGCTTTTGGCAAATAAAAAAGTGGCGGAATTTGTCTACCATATGCGCAAAGGCAAACCGAAAGACACCTTCGTCTACCGTGTCCACGACTATCCGGACCCGGAACGACTGGCGGACTTTGGACGTTTCGCAAAAAGGTTCGGCCAAAACCTGGACACTGACGAGGACCATGTTTCCGAATCGCTTAACCACTTGCTCTCTGATGTGGAAGGCAAACCCGAGCAGAACCTGCTCGAAACCCTGGCGATTCGATCTATGGCCAAAGCCAAATACACCATAGAGCCGATGATTCACTTCGGTTTGGCGTTTAACCATTATACGCACTTCACTTCCCCTATCCGCCGTTATCCGGACATGATGGTTCACCGATTGTTGGATCGTTATCTCAAAGGAGGAAAATCGGTGGATCCTGAAGAATTCGAAGGCCGATGCCAACATTCTTCCGAAAGGGAAAAAGTTGCGGCCGACGCCGAAAGGGCTTCCATCAAATACAAGCAAGTCGAGTATATGGAATCGATGGAAGACCGTGACTGGACCGGAATAGTATCGGGAGTGACGGAATGGGGCGTATTCGTCGAAATTCAGGAAACCAAATGCGAAGGAATGGCCAGATTAAGCTCCTTCACCGACGATTTCTACGAATTTGACGAGGAGAACTACCGCATTATCGGCACCAGAAACAAGCGCATAATCGCTTTGGGTGACGAAGTGCAGGTAAGGGTAACCGGTACCGACATCAACCGCAGGACAATCGATCTGGAATTCATCTTCGAAGGAGAGGATGATGATGAAAGAAGCGTTTACGAGCGTCCAAAAAAACGGCGTACCCAACAAGGCCCTCGCAAAGCCAAAGGATCACTCGATAGAAAAAGGCATTTTAAAGGAAAAAACAAGCGGAAATAA
- a CDS encoding 3'-5' exonuclease translates to MLPDQLLIISVETASQSDDFHSLPEQWQNLWRKKHKMKGWQGNAEDSYLKKAGIYAEFGQIISIGAGIFKKTEDGQNLRIKAFQGPEATLLEDFFRMINTKFDRNRLILCAHNGKEFDFPYLCRRAVILGLPLPPPLDLSTKRPAQNKNWDTSEMWRFGDYKGYTPLTLLATALGVQAEMRILSGGEVNNAFHHELANDDIHETAKTNVLLTAQVMAKLKNEKPFQEITIL, encoded by the coding sequence ATGCTCCCCGACCAGCTCCTGATTATAAGTGTAGAAACGGCTTCGCAATCCGACGACTTTCACTCCCTGCCGGAACAGTGGCAGAACTTGTGGCGGAAAAAACACAAAATGAAGGGTTGGCAAGGTAACGCTGAAGACTCTTATCTGAAAAAGGCGGGAATCTACGCCGAATTCGGGCAGATAATTTCAATCGGCGCCGGAATTTTCAAAAAAACTGAAGACGGACAAAACCTTAGGATTAAGGCCTTTCAAGGCCCTGAAGCCACTTTATTGGAAGATTTCTTCCGAATGATAAACACAAAGTTCGACCGGAATCGCCTGATACTTTGCGCTCATAACGGAAAAGAGTTTGATTTTCCCTACCTTTGCAGGCGAGCGGTGATCCTCGGGCTTCCCTTGCCTCCCCCGCTTGACCTGTCGACCAAACGGCCGGCGCAAAACAAAAATTGGGACACCTCCGAAATGTGGAGGTTCGGAGACTACAAAGGATACACTCCCCTGACTCTATTGGCAACGGCCTTAGGAGTTCAAGCCGAAATGCGAATACTTTCCGGAGGAGAAGTAAATAATGCGTTTCACCATGAATTGGCCAATGATGATATACACGAAACGGCCAAAACTAACGTACTGCTAACAGCACAAGTGATGGCAAAGCTCAAAAACGAGAAGCCATTCCAAGAGATTACGATACTGTGA
- a CDS encoding tRNA1(Val) (adenine(37)-N6)-methyltransferase, which yields MANDYFEFKQFRIQQDRCGMKVSTDACLFGSFVTKPGAKNILDIGTGTGLLTLMLAQRHPNSQITAVEIDSDAFQQALENFKNSPWYDRLNIEHASIQEFVQATDKKFDLIICNPPFYPDHIKSSDQKRSKAFHNDHLSFSDLAQSCSKLISDSGEFFLLLPERQSREFEQIAKRCGLFLQTSTKVRGTVKGKVIREIGSYSKKKVDDIPENEIAINSEPGVYTEEFTRFMKPYYLFL from the coding sequence ATGGCCAACGACTATTTCGAATTCAAACAATTTCGAATCCAACAAGACCGTTGCGGCATGAAAGTTTCCACAGACGCTTGCCTTTTCGGGTCTTTCGTCACAAAGCCCGGCGCCAAAAACATCCTCGACATCGGCACCGGCACCGGCCTGCTCACCCTGATGCTAGCCCAAAGGCACCCGAACAGTCAAATAACAGCCGTAGAAATCGACTCCGACGCTTTCCAACAAGCCTTGGAGAACTTTAAGAACAGCCCTTGGTACGACAGGCTAAACATCGAACACGCTTCGATACAGGAATTTGTCCAAGCCACGGACAAAAAGTTCGATCTGATCATTTGCAATCCGCCGTTTTACCCTGACCATATCAAAAGTTCGGACCAAAAAAGAAGCAAAGCCTTTCACAATGACCACCTTAGCTTTTCCGATTTAGCCCAATCCTGCTCGAAACTCATCTCGGACAGCGGAGAGTTTTTCTTGCTTTTACCCGAACGACAAAGCAGGGAGTTCGAGCAAATAGCAAAAAGATGCGGTTTGTTTCTCCAAACTTCGACAAAAGTCCGAGGTACTGTAAAGGGCAAAGTAATCAGAGAAATCGGATCATACTCAAAGAAAAAAGTTGACGATATTCCAGAAAATGAAATTGCCATAAACAGCGAACCGGGAGTATACACCGAAGAATTTACCCGCTTTATGAAACCTTACTACCTTTTTCTCTGA
- the rnhA gene encoding ribonuclease HI, whose translation MSFSDTVVIYTDGASSGNPGPGGYGTVLKYKQHRKELSEGFRLTTNNRMELLAVIKGLEALKGEGLNVLIYSDSKYVVDAVAKGWLWGWQKKGFKGKKNPDLWQKFIPLYNRHKVKFQWVKGHAGIEENERCDELAVESGKGHNLKADLGYERENGTKGLF comes from the coding sequence ATGTCATTCTCTGATACAGTAGTAATATACACCGACGGAGCTTCCAGCGGCAACCCCGGACCGGGAGGTTACGGAACCGTCCTCAAGTACAAACAGCACCGCAAAGAGCTTTCGGAAGGCTTCCGCCTGACCACAAACAACCGAATGGAGTTGTTGGCCGTGATCAAAGGATTGGAAGCGCTAAAAGGCGAAGGGCTGAACGTACTGATATATTCGGATTCGAAATACGTAGTGGACGCCGTAGCCAAAGGTTGGCTCTGGGGCTGGCAGAAAAAAGGCTTCAAGGGTAAGAAAAACCCGGACCTTTGGCAAAAATTCATCCCACTATACAACCGCCACAAGGTGAAATTTCAGTGGGTAAAAGGCCATGCGGGCATAGAGGAGAACGAACGTTGCGACGAGCTGGCTGTGGAAAGCGGCAAAGGCCATAACCTCAAAGCGGACCTAGGCTACGAAAGGGAAAACGGAACAAAAGGCCTTTTCTGA
- a CDS encoding MarC family protein, whose translation MFAFNFKEIASVSLILFSVIDIIGALPIILDLRRKTGSIHSAKATLVAGFIMITFLFLGSSILKLFGIDVGSFAIAGALILFLMGMEMVLGIELFKSDPSEDSSSSSIVPLAFPLLAGAGTMTTIVSLRAEYDVSNILVGIIVNLLLVFAVLKSSGWLSKIFGQALLNVLRKVFGIILLAIAIKLFKTNVIL comes from the coding sequence ATGTTTGCATTTAATTTCAAAGAAATCGCCTCCGTATCACTGATCCTGTTTTCGGTGATCGACATTATCGGCGCGCTCCCCATCATCTTGGATTTGCGCCGTAAAACGGGCTCTATTCATTCGGCCAAAGCCACGTTAGTCGCCGGCTTTATCATGATCACTTTCCTTTTTCTGGGAAGCTCGATCCTTAAGCTGTTCGGCATAGACGTCGGCTCATTCGCCATCGCAGGTGCGCTTATCTTGTTTTTGATGGGAATGGAAATGGTTCTCGGAATCGAGCTATTCAAATCCGATCCGTCCGAAGATTCCTCATCGTCATCCATCGTACCCTTGGCTTTCCCGCTTTTGGCAGGCGCCGGAACCATGACCACCATCGTGTCGCTCCGCGCCGAATACGATGTCAGTAATATTCTGGTGGGCATCATCGTCAACCTTTTGCTTGTATTCGCCGTATTGAAAAGTTCCGGCTGGCTTTCGAAAATCTTCGGGCAGGCCTTGCTAAACGTGCTTCGCAAAGTATTCGGCATTATTCTTTTGGCCATCGCCATCAAACTTTTCAAAACAAATGTCATTCTCTGA
- a CDS encoding aminotransferase class V-fold PLP-dependent enzyme: MYSFYPGPSAVNPRLPEFFNEAFEKSLMSVNHRSPEFVEISRKTTALMREKLDMPEDYRLFFVSSATECWEIVAQSLTLSESFHVYNGAFGQKWTRNASKLGRRVLKHYFDVDDLPNPENIHIPETSEVLCLTHNETSTGTELPDSVMRGFRKNFDGLIAVDATSSMAGLQLDWKQADVWFASVQKCFGLPAGMAVMICSPQAIRRAYDIGESSHYNSFTFMADMGREFQTTHTPNVIGIYMLMRTLEESKHISEIEKLTLSRFVEWEKLIAGNNTFSWLIQNPEARSRTVIPLQADPKIVLKIKDEAKKAGFLLGNGYGDWKESTFRIANFPNVPQEGVNGLMNFFKENFS, translated from the coding sequence ATGTACTCATTCTACCCGGGCCCGTCGGCCGTCAATCCTAGGTTGCCGGAATTCTTCAACGAAGCGTTCGAGAAAAGCTTAATGAGCGTCAACCACCGCAGTCCAGAATTCGTGGAAATTTCGCGGAAAACGACCGCCCTCATGAGGGAAAAGCTCGATATGCCCGAAGATTACAGGCTATTTTTCGTTTCGTCCGCAACGGAATGTTGGGAGATTGTGGCCCAAAGCCTGACACTCAGCGAAAGTTTCCACGTCTACAACGGCGCCTTCGGCCAAAAATGGACCCGAAACGCCAGCAAACTCGGCCGTAGGGTACTCAAACACTATTTCGACGTAGACGATCTTCCCAATCCGGAAAACATCCATATTCCGGAAACGTCGGAAGTGTTGTGCCTGACACATAACGAAACGTCCACGGGAACGGAACTTCCAGACAGCGTAATGCGCGGCTTCCGCAAAAACTTCGACGGGCTGATCGCCGTCGACGCCACTTCTTCTATGGCCGGCCTCCAACTCGACTGGAAACAGGCTGATGTTTGGTTCGCTTCGGTTCAGAAATGCTTCGGTTTGCCGGCCGGCATGGCCGTGATGATATGTTCACCCCAAGCTATACGCAGAGCTTACGATATTGGCGAAAGCAGCCACTACAACAGTTTTACTTTCATGGCCGATATGGGCCGTGAATTCCAAACCACGCATACGCCAAACGTTATCGGAATCTATATGCTGATGCGCACGCTGGAAGAGTCAAAACATATTTCGGAAATAGAAAAACTGACGCTTTCCCGCTTTGTGGAATGGGAAAAACTCATTGCCGGGAACAACACTTTCTCTTGGCTGATCCAAAACCCAGAAGCCCGTTCCCGCACGGTAATTCCACTTCAGGCCGACCCGAAAATTGTTTTGAAAATAAAAGACGAAGCGAAAAAAGCCGGCTTTTTGCTCGGTAACGGCTACGGAGATTGGAAAGAAAGCACGTTCCGAATCGCCAATTTCCCCAACGTCCCTCAGGAGGGCGTTAACGGGTTGATGAACTTCTTCAAGGAAAATTTCAGCTAA
- a CDS encoding DEAD/DEAH box helicase, protein MPDKTTDHCLARLGIKTLNPMQEASLKTARLNQEIILTSPTGSGKTVAFLLPMLLRLSPEATGIQALVIVPSRELALQVESVFRKMSTGFKVNCCYGGHSMKTETNNLASPPAVLIGTPGRLADHLRRQNFDPTTIKALILDEFDKSLELGFQTDMEEIVSQLPSLKYKTLTSATTLGQIPSFVGLESPSKLDFLTEAKTNEGLRQLFVRSEGHDKLEALRLLMGTLDSGLTIVFCNHREAVNRISSLLRQDNFLHGIFHGGLDQEERERELLKFRNGSVNTLIATDLAARGLDIPEIKHVIHYQLPTDEKSFTHRNGRTSRMSAKGNSYLVLSSEETVPEYIQESEQLELPLEIRPLTPPEWTTLYISAGKKDKIRKMDLVGWILQKGGIEKGELGIIEVQDKASYVAVKRDVAQSVISKLEKERLKKRKVRIALAK, encoded by the coding sequence ATGCCAGACAAAACGACCGACCACTGTTTAGCCCGCTTGGGAATCAAGACTTTGAACCCGATGCAAGAAGCGTCGCTCAAAACCGCACGCCTAAATCAGGAAATCATCTTGACGTCCCCCACCGGATCGGGCAAAACCGTGGCTTTCCTACTTCCGATGTTGTTGCGCCTTTCGCCGGAAGCCACAGGAATCCAAGCCTTGGTTATCGTTCCTTCAAGGGAACTTGCGCTACAAGTCGAAAGTGTTTTCAGAAAAATGAGCACCGGCTTTAAGGTAAACTGTTGCTACGGCGGGCATTCCATGAAAACCGAAACGAACAATCTCGCCTCCCCCCCAGCCGTGCTTATCGGCACTCCGGGGCGTTTGGCCGATCATCTTCGCCGTCAAAATTTTGATCCGACAACTATTAAAGCCCTTATCCTTGACGAGTTTGACAAAAGTCTGGAACTGGGTTTTCAAACCGATATGGAAGAAATCGTAAGCCAGCTTCCAAGCCTTAAATACAAAACCCTTACATCGGCCACCACTTTGGGTCAAATCCCGTCGTTTGTAGGCCTTGAATCTCCTTCAAAGCTCGATTTCTTAACCGAAGCGAAGACTAACGAAGGCCTCCGACAGCTTTTTGTCCGCTCCGAAGGACATGACAAGCTGGAAGCCCTACGGCTATTGATGGGAACTCTGGACAGCGGGCTCACCATCGTATTCTGCAACCACCGCGAGGCCGTCAACCGGATCAGCTCGCTTTTAAGGCAAGACAATTTTCTACACGGCATATTCCACGGCGGACTTGACCAAGAGGAAAGGGAGCGGGAATTGCTGAAATTCAGAAACGGTTCCGTCAACACACTAATCGCGACCGACTTGGCCGCTCGCGGACTGGACATTCCGGAAATCAAACACGTAATCCACTACCAGCTCCCCACCGACGAGAAATCCTTCACCCACCGTAATGGTCGAACTTCCAGAATGAGCGCAAAGGGCAATTCCTACCTTGTGCTTTCTTCGGAAGAGACTGTTCCTGAATACATACAGGAAAGCGAACAATTGGAACTTCCTTTGGAAATAAGACCGCTTACGCCACCGGAATGGACTACGCTTTATATCAGCGCCGGCAAAAAAGACAAAATCCGTAAAATGGACCTTGTCGGATGGATCCTCCAAAAGGGCGGAATAGAAAAAGGCGAGTTGGGAATAATCGAAGTGCAGGATAAAGCATCTTACGTCGCCGTAAAACGGGACGTGGCCCAAAGCGTAATCTCCAAACTGGAAAAGGAACGCTTGAAGAAACGGAAAGTCAGAATAGCCTTAGCGAAATAA
- a CDS encoding gliding motility-associated C-terminal domain-containing protein, with product MKHFLPLFGVLFFLNFAVLAQSVRCPDENMLGPDRDICKGDTLKLNAGVDGSFFNLKWDDGAKGQYRTVTELGVKEYGCSGYFLSSNLVVNGDFEDDINGFYSEYKPAVRQGDMYGTGYYDVGPSPKGMHDHFIDCDEDAASFGNMLVVNGASKVGARVWYQTISVEAGNQYAFVAKFRSAVKSSPAKLEFSVDGTSLSATPIQLTGNTCQWDEFYVLWTATETKDLEIALLNYNTAVAGNDFVIGEIFFGQYCEFSDKVTVDVKAIPEIDLGDGLTVCDLETYELKAADPAVGVTYLWQDKVTTTNTFTADSTDAFRDGDKHHYWVEAKLGSCTVKDEIRIKFEDTPDEPVLDIPAVAKCEGEKVSLGAGVLADSYEWSTGKTDSATVFTEKGSYWVEASNGICKIKKDFDLDFLESPDVSLGEDAVLCDDEELTLPKTAGTPAAGEVWTYKWKKDGVEVGTDPTYTVDEAKGKYTYIVEVSNVACTRRDTLEVEYEVTPDEIVLDIPAPKCQGETVDLDAKVTARTYKWLGGSSPDQQKNSYTQTGNYSVEASNLRCVRKKDFSLDFRVRPTAVLGDDILLCGDETKLLEPNADHTLTYRWQNGSLSPTFLVDKAGEYHVSISNGDCTGKDTIKIAKREIPVIDIVGPPANCNSEKVQVDLTTVNADEYRWSGGATPQAPVNEFDVAGKYTVEASNFEDGYAGKCVSDMSSFEVVFVERPAPDLGAEDILLCDNATELLDPGTDDTFVYKWYENDAEISGVSTPTFTVDKGATGAGDYTYKVEVANGDCVGEATVGVKYNVTPKVTAIPENIEACEGDVLTLDVGVTAESVEWWEGSTESQVEVSEAGDYFVKVANSICESTHDFTLRYRACGDVLDYPRVITPNSDGFNDRFLPKKIYKIGDYKLKIYNRRGNKVYESGSQEEGWDGTATSEIKEGTYFWVVEYTYIDRDLKTQTAQRSGYVYVKM from the coding sequence ATGAAGCATTTTTTACCTCTTTTCGGAGTGTTGTTTTTCTTGAATTTTGCCGTGTTGGCACAGTCCGTTCGCTGTCCTGACGAGAATATGTTGGGCCCCGACAGGGATATATGCAAAGGTGATACGCTGAAGCTGAACGCCGGAGTGGACGGTTCCTTCTTTAACTTGAAGTGGGACGATGGCGCCAAAGGCCAGTATCGGACGGTTACGGAACTGGGAGTAAAAGAATACGGTTGTTCCGGGTATTTCCTTTCTTCCAATCTAGTGGTGAACGGGGACTTTGAAGACGATATCAATGGCTTTTACAGCGAGTACAAACCCGCCGTAAGGCAAGGGGACATGTACGGCACGGGATATTATGACGTGGGACCTTCCCCGAAAGGGATGCACGATCACTTCATCGATTGCGATGAAGATGCCGCGTCTTTTGGTAATATGCTGGTTGTGAACGGTGCCTCTAAAGTGGGCGCGAGGGTTTGGTACCAAACCATAAGCGTGGAGGCGGGAAATCAGTATGCTTTTGTGGCCAAGTTCCGCTCGGCGGTGAAATCGAGCCCGGCAAAATTGGAGTTTTCGGTAGACGGGACGAGTTTGTCGGCTACGCCAATTCAGCTGACTGGCAATACCTGCCAATGGGACGAATTTTATGTGCTGTGGACTGCGACGGAGACCAAAGATTTGGAAATAGCGCTGTTGAACTACAATACTGCGGTAGCGGGAAATGACTTTGTGATCGGAGAGATCTTCTTTGGCCAATATTGCGAATTTTCCGATAAGGTAACCGTGGATGTTAAAGCCATTCCGGAAATTGACCTTGGTGATGGCCTCACGGTATGCGATCTTGAGACTTATGAGCTTAAAGCCGCCGATCCCGCAGTTGGTGTCACATATCTTTGGCAAGACAAGGTGACAACCACAAATACTTTTACCGCTGACTCGACAGACGCTTTCAGGGATGGTGACAAACACCATTATTGGGTCGAAGCCAAGTTGGGATCCTGTACGGTTAAGGACGAGATTAGGATAAAATTCGAGGATACGCCAGACGAACCTGTTTTGGATATTCCAGCAGTTGCTAAATGCGAAGGGGAAAAGGTATCATTGGGCGCTGGTGTGTTGGCTGATTCTTATGAATGGTCGACAGGGAAAACGGATAGTGCGACTGTCTTCACCGAAAAAGGATCTTATTGGGTGGAAGCTTCCAATGGTATTTGTAAGATCAAGAAAGATTTTGATTTGGACTTCCTGGAAAGTCCTGATGTTTCTTTGGGGGAAGATGCAGTCCTGTGTGACGATGAGGAACTGACATTGCCGAAAACCGCAGGCACGCCGGCGGCGGGAGAAGTTTGGACATATAAGTGGAAAAAGGATGGTGTAGAGGTCGGTACGGATCCGACTTATACCGTTGACGAGGCGAAAGGAAAGTACACTTATATTGTGGAGGTATCGAATGTGGCTTGTACCCGACGAGATACTCTGGAAGTGGAATATGAAGTGACGCCCGATGAGATCGTGTTGGATATCCCGGCTCCAAAATGCCAAGGCGAAACAGTTGATCTTGACGCTAAAGTGACTGCCAGAACGTACAAGTGGTTGGGCGGTTCCAGTCCTGATCAGCAGAAAAACAGTTATACACAGACCGGTAATTATTCTGTTGAAGCTTCAAACTTGAGATGTGTACGCAAAAAAGATTTCTCATTGGACTTTAGGGTAAGACCTACGGCCGTGTTGGGAGACGATATCCTTCTTTGCGGGGATGAGACCAAACTTTTGGAGCCGAACGCTGACCATACGTTGACTTACAGGTGGCAAAACGGTAGTCTTTCGCCTACTTTTCTTGTAGACAAGGCGGGCGAATATCATGTATCGATTTCAAATGGTGACTGTACGGGCAAGGATACAATCAAGATAGCGAAAAGAGAGATTCCCGTAATCGACATAGTGGGACCGCCTGCGAACTGTAACAGCGAAAAAGTACAGGTAGACTTGACGACGGTCAACGCTGATGAATACCGGTGGAGCGGGGGCGCTACGCCTCAGGCTCCTGTAAATGAGTTTGACGTAGCTGGAAAATATACGGTGGAAGCTTCCAACTTCGAAGACGGATACGCCGGAAAGTGCGTGTCCGATATGAGTAGCTTTGAGGTGGTATTTGTGGAAAGGCCAGCTCCGGACTTGGGCGCAGAAGATATCCTTTTGTGCGATAACGCAACGGAGCTACTTGACCCGGGAACCGATGACACTTTCGTATATAAATGGTATGAGAACGACGCTGAGATAAGTGGCGTCTCGACGCCGACGTTTACTGTTGACAAAGGCGCCACAGGTGCGGGAGATTATACCTACAAAGTGGAAGTGGCCAACGGCGATTGTGTCGGTGAGGCTACCGTAGGGGTAAAATATAACGTAACGCCCAAGGTAACGGCTATTCCCGAAAATATAGAGGCTTGCGAAGGTGACGTGCTTACGCTGGACGTCGGGGTTACGGCCGAAAGTGTGGAATGGTGGGAAGGTTCCACGGAGAGTCAGGTGGAGGTAAGCGAAGCGGGCGATTATTTTGTCAAAGTGGCCAATTCCATTTGCGAAAGCACGCATGACTTCACTCTCCGTTATAGGGCTTGTGGCGACGTGTTGGATTACCCTAGAGTAATTACGCCGAACAGCGATGGCTTTAACGACCGTTTTCTGCCTAAGAAGATCTATAAAATAGGAGACTATAAACTGAAGATCTACAACCGCAGGGGGAACAAAGTATACGAGTCGGGAAGCCAGGAAGAGGGCTGGGACGGAACGGCCACCAGTGAAATCAAGGAAGGTACTTACTTCTGGGTGGTTGAATATACTTACATAGACCGTGACCTGAAGACGCAAACTGCTCAGAGGTCGGGCTATGTGTATGTGAAGATGTAG
- a CDS encoding outer membrane beta-barrel protein, whose translation MKQLVPIVTLAMFCLFASQALAQNKQEVRLFYSFSYTDFTEGDERDGASSYSLNNNSEFGILYLRKFSKRFALRTGIGYSFQKLKTDHKLPDFCGTPPVHESPSFSRTRPFESLHIPVGLEVTLFEFLYAHGGIIYSDQLAGGSDYRNAGLGYDIGVGFKYDIGRFSLHVNPNFKLRNAHYFTKGDKIEANTWGSSGLDFMIGYSF comes from the coding sequence ATGAAACAACTTGTACCCATTGTCACGCTCGCCATGTTTTGCCTTTTCGCGAGCCAAGCCCTAGCCCAAAACAAACAAGAGGTAAGGCTTTTTTACAGCTTTAGCTACACTGATTTTACAGAAGGCGACGAGCGTGACGGAGCTTCCAGTTACAGCCTAAACAACAACAGCGAGTTCGGCATACTCTATCTTCGTAAGTTCTCGAAACGCTTCGCCCTGAGAACAGGGATTGGGTATTCCTTCCAGAAGCTGAAAACAGACCATAAATTGCCTGATTTCTGCGGAACCCCTCCCGTGCACGAGTCTCCTTCTTTCTCACGAACACGACCTTTTGAATCTTTGCATATCCCTGTTGGCTTAGAAGTTACGCTATTCGAATTTTTATATGCGCACGGAGGCATTATCTATTCCGACCAACTAGCGGGAGGATCGGATTACCGAAACGCAGGCTTGGGCTATGATATAGGCGTAGGCTTCAAATACGACATCGGTCGGTTCAGCCTGCATGTCAACCCGAATTTCAAACTTCGCAACGCTCACTATTTCACTAAAGGAGACAAGATTGAAGCTAATACTTGGGGATCGTCAGGATTGGATTTCATGATTGGATACAGCTTTTAG